The following proteins come from a genomic window of Limnohabitans sp. 103DPR2:
- the arfB gene encoding alternative ribosome rescue aminoacyl-tRNA hydrolase ArfB has protein sequence MTIFHIPADEVELSAIRSQGPGGQNVNKVASAIQLRFDIRASSLPMALKERLLVMSDHRITQSGVVVIKSQEHRSQDMNRMAALLRLHDLLEMAAVVPKKRKATRPTRSSQVKRVESKVKRGQTKALRGKANWD, from the coding sequence ATGACAATATTTCACATTCCTGCCGATGAGGTCGAGCTCTCGGCCATCCGCTCACAGGGGCCAGGGGGGCAAAATGTGAACAAGGTGGCCAGCGCCATTCAATTGCGCTTTGACATTCGCGCTTCCAGTTTGCCCATGGCCTTGAAAGAACGGCTGCTCGTTATGTCAGACCATCGCATTACCCAAAGCGGGGTGGTGGTGATCAAATCGCAAGAGCACCGCAGCCAAGACATGAACCGCATGGCGGCACTGCTGCGATTGCACGATTTGCTGGAAATGGCGGCGGTGGTCCCCAAGAAACGCAAAGCCACAAGGCCCACACGCAGCTCTCAAGTCAAGCGTGTCGAGAGCAAAGTGAAAAGAGGGCAGACCAAGGCGCTGCGCGGCAAAGCAAATTGGGATTGA
- a CDS encoding Bcr/CflA family efflux MFS transporter, whose translation MSHTPTSSRSQVMTVLLLALLLGLQPVTTDLYLPALPALTQGFGASMVQAQLTLTALLLAFGTSQLVWGPLSDKWGRRPVLLGGIAVYAASAIACALAPDIETLIAGRTLQGVAMGACVMAARAVIRDLYEPVQGAKVMSQALSGLGLIACTCVPVGGYLTDLLGWRWALSSLVMFAALTGVLIYFYFDESLKQRNPHALQAKTLWASVKHIVRNPTFQAYSALSTASFAGLFTFLATSSFVFTQSMGLSKTVYGLLMVSMSLSYIVGTFFCRWLLLRISVQTCVFVASFVSLFAGFLLMLVAYVGPGQSWFGAWAIMVPINIFLLAHGVHQPCGQSGCIAPFPEMAGTASALNGFSMMLVAFAMGTWIGTHMTDPLQAMAQGLMLWSACLALIGSLAVRRIPLPRINPSTPKSTAP comes from the coding sequence ATGTCCCACACACCCACAAGTTCACGCAGCCAAGTCATGACGGTGCTGCTGCTGGCACTGCTACTGGGCTTGCAACCGGTCACCACCGATTTGTATTTGCCTGCCCTGCCCGCCTTGACCCAAGGCTTTGGGGCCAGCATGGTGCAGGCACAACTCACCCTCACAGCCCTGCTCCTCGCTTTCGGCACCTCTCAATTGGTCTGGGGTCCTTTGTCCGACAAATGGGGCCGCAGACCCGTTTTGTTGGGCGGCATTGCTGTCTACGCGGCATCGGCCATTGCGTGCGCTTTGGCGCCTGACATTGAAACCTTGATTGCAGGCCGCACGCTTCAGGGCGTGGCCATGGGCGCTTGCGTCATGGCCGCACGGGCCGTCATTCGTGATTTGTACGAGCCCGTACAAGGCGCCAAAGTGATGTCTCAAGCGCTGTCGGGTTTGGGTTTGATTGCTTGCACATGCGTGCCCGTAGGTGGCTACCTCACCGATTTGCTGGGATGGCGTTGGGCCCTCAGCAGCTTGGTCATGTTTGCTGCGCTCACTGGGGTCCTGATTTACTTTTATTTTGACGAGAGTTTGAAGCAGCGCAACCCGCATGCACTTCAAGCCAAGACTTTGTGGGCGTCGGTCAAGCACATTGTTCGCAACCCCACGTTTCAGGCCTACAGCGCCCTCTCTACGGCATCCTTTGCTGGTCTGTTTACCTTCTTGGCCACATCGTCTTTTGTGTTTACGCAAAGCATGGGCTTGAGTAAAACAGTGTATGGCCTGCTAATGGTCTCGATGTCGCTGTCCTACATCGTTGGCACTTTTTTCTGCCGCTGGTTGTTGCTGCGCATCAGTGTGCAAACTTGTGTGTTTGTGGCCAGCTTTGTGAGCTTGTTTGCCGGTTTCCTTTTAATGCTGGTGGCTTATGTTGGCCCTGGCCAATCTTGGTTTGGTGCATGGGCCATCATGGTGCCCATCAACATCTTTTTATTGGCCCATGGCGTGCATCAACCTTGCGGCCAAAGTGGCTGCATCGCCCCTTTCCCAGAAATGGCTGGCACGGCCTCGGCACTGAACGGTTTTTCAATGATGCTGGTGGCTTTTGCCATGGGCACCTGGATTGGCACGCACATGACAGACCCGCTTCAAGCCATGGCCCAGGGCCTCATGCTCTGGTCCGCATGCTTGGCCTTGATCGGCAGCTTGGCTGTTCGCAGAATTCCATTGCCGCGCATAAATCCGTCTACACCAAAGTCCACCGCACCATGA
- the miaA gene encoding tRNA (adenosine(37)-N6)-dimethylallyltransferase MiaA, with product MKVRALAIAGPTASGKTGLALAIAAHLQSRGGAEIISVDSALVYKGMDIGTAKPTQEELAAVPHHLIDIRDPLVAYSAAEFARDATSLVNDIASRGKVPLLVGGTMLYFKAMLEGLNDMPAADPQVRAQIQAEAEVAGWPAMHAQLQAVDPQTAARLAPADSQRIARALEVFRISGQPLSSFQHNISTTNTSPETAEGQAPTNALNFHNVPILSLEPLDRAWLHHRIAQRFDEMLAQGFIDEVKALRARGDLNIDLPAMRCVGYRQAWEALDGSLPMAELRDRGVFATRQLAKRQLTWLRSMPHRHVLQADGTDVLAQARQWVEAQLG from the coding sequence ATGAAAGTTCGTGCGCTCGCCATTGCCGGACCCACCGCCAGCGGCAAAACAGGCTTGGCCTTGGCCATCGCAGCGCATTTGCAATCACGCGGTGGCGCAGAAATCATCAGCGTGGACTCTGCTTTGGTCTACAAGGGCATGGACATTGGCACAGCAAAACCCACACAAGAAGAGTTGGCCGCCGTACCACACCATCTGATTGACATTCGCGATCCTCTGGTCGCCTACAGCGCAGCCGAATTTGCGCGCGATGCGACCAGCTTGGTGAACGACATTGCAAGCCGCGGCAAAGTTCCCTTGTTGGTAGGCGGCACCATGCTGTACTTCAAAGCCATGCTAGAGGGTTTGAACGACATGCCTGCTGCCGACCCTCAAGTCAGAGCCCAAATTCAAGCAGAAGCCGAAGTGGCTGGTTGGCCCGCCATGCATGCGCAACTTCAAGCCGTCGATCCGCAAACAGCGGCAAGATTGGCACCTGCCGACAGCCAACGCATTGCCCGTGCGCTGGAGGTTTTTAGAATCTCTGGCCAGCCTTTGTCGAGCTTTCAACACAACATCAGCACGACCAACACAAGCCCTGAAACAGCTGAAGGCCAAGCCCCAACAAACGCACTGAACTTCCACAACGTCCCCATACTAAGCCTAGAGCCTCTAGACCGGGCCTGGCTACACCACCGCATTGCGCAACGCTTTGACGAGATGTTGGCGCAAGGATTTATAGATGAAGTGAAAGCCTTGCGCGCGCGAGGCGACTTGAACATTGACCTGCCCGCCATGCGCTGTGTGGGTTACCGTCAAGCATGGGAGGCACTCGATGGCAGCCTACCCATGGCGGAACTGCGAGATCGCGGCGTCTTTGCGACCCGTCAATTGGCCAAGCGACAACTCACTTGGCTCAGAAGCATGCCGCACCGGCATGTGCTCCAGGCCGATGGCACGGATGTCTTGGCGCAAGCGCGCCAATGGGTTGAAGCGCAACTGGGCTGA
- a CDS encoding trimeric intracellular cation channel family protein: MNSFETWGSTLLPSIELLATLAFALSGIMEAARKRMDVVGVCVVGFLAAFGGGTLRDILLDQRPFFWVENEVVMWAVLALCILSITFMRQRHFELTEKTIQWPDTLGLGLFTASGVAQSLALGMSPTVAVLMGTITGIFGGVLRDIVCNEIPVSFKDHRPYALCSVAGGVIYIVLAAVDAEPWFCMTVCAVITIVFRMLAIWNNWVLPAWRKD, translated from the coding sequence ATGAACAGTTTTGAAACATGGGGCTCCACCTTGTTGCCCAGCATTGAATTGCTGGCCACCTTGGCCTTTGCATTGTCAGGGATTATGGAGGCAGCGCGCAAACGCATGGATGTGGTGGGTGTCTGTGTTGTGGGGTTTTTGGCAGCCTTTGGTGGCGGCACTCTGCGTGATATTTTGCTTGATCAGCGCCCGTTCTTTTGGGTGGAAAACGAAGTTGTGATGTGGGCCGTTCTGGCGTTGTGCATTTTGTCCATTACCTTCATGCGACAAAGGCACTTTGAGCTGACGGAGAAAACCATTCAGTGGCCCGATACGCTGGGATTGGGGTTGTTTACAGCATCAGGTGTGGCTCAGTCCTTAGCGCTGGGAATGTCGCCTACTGTGGCTGTTTTGATGGGTACCATTACTGGCATTTTTGGGGGCGTGTTGCGCGACATTGTCTGCAATGAGATTCCGGTGTCTTTCAAAGACCACCGGCCTTACGCTTTGTGCTCGGTGGCCGGTGGTGTCATTTACATTGTGTTGGCTGCGGTTGATGCAGAGCCTTGGTTTTGCATGACGGTTTGCGCCGTGATCACCATTGTGTTTCGCATGCTGGCCATTTGGAACAACTGGGTGCTGCCCGCATGGAGAAAAGATTAA
- a CDS encoding DUF6352 family protein, which translates to MSDSAQSLWPQAGYAQLKKDARGHLTVTDDFLRVLLLRPELAPIESSCKHEIQIHERLLENPRLDLQAADLAQIQDRDAADNMAVWLRFRNRILAHATLEASYWALFEGQGVDVPPILVNQITQVLVQHVLGDDCTPLEARAAELLFRAQKISVLDDGSVMAADHETVERHALESGFGSVGELLKQGGIPLRTVDLDVIQDSNEDSYWERSERFDMVACLNLGQPLIDAFCRVLERWIVHFTSASVRIATAREIEDAHWVWHVGLDAQASSMLNDLYNGQSIDEDRQRRMLCLFVLNFDNASDMLQDVSGKPVYMAMAMDPQNLLKIKPQNLLLNLPLARRS; encoded by the coding sequence ATGAGTGATTCAGCGCAAAGTCTTTGGCCCCAAGCGGGCTATGCACAACTGAAGAAAGACGCGAGGGGTCACCTTACCGTCACCGACGATTTTCTAAGAGTTTTACTGCTGCGCCCTGAATTGGCGCCCATTGAGAGCTCTTGCAAGCATGAAATTCAAATTCATGAACGCTTGCTGGAAAATCCGCGCCTGGATTTGCAAGCAGCCGACTTGGCCCAGATTCAAGACCGTGATGCCGCCGACAACATGGCGGTTTGGTTGCGTTTTCGCAATCGCATCTTGGCGCACGCCACCCTAGAAGCCAGTTACTGGGCTTTGTTTGAAGGACAAGGCGTCGATGTGCCCCCCATCTTGGTGAATCAAATCACGCAAGTGCTGGTGCAACATGTGCTGGGTGACGACTGCACGCCCCTAGAAGCACGTGCCGCAGAATTGCTGTTCAGAGCACAAAAAATTTCTGTCCTTGACGATGGCTCGGTCATGGCTGCTGACCATGAAACAGTGGAACGGCATGCCCTTGAAAGCGGCTTTGGCAGTGTGGGCGAGTTACTGAAACAAGGTGGCATCCCACTTCGCACTGTCGATCTGGATGTGATTCAAGACAGCAACGAAGACAGTTACTGGGAGCGCAGTGAGCGCTTTGACATGGTGGCCTGCCTCAATCTGGGTCAACCCCTCATCGACGCTTTCTGCCGCGTGCTGGAACGTTGGATTGTGCATTTCACCAGCGCCAGCGTGCGCATTGCCACTGCCCGAGAAATTGAAGATGCCCATTGGGTGTGGCATGTGGGTTTGGATGCGCAGGCCAGCAGCATGCTCAACGACTTGTACAACGGTCAGAGCATTGACGAAGACCGGCAACGTCGCATGCTGTGCTTGTTTGTGCTGAACTTTGACAACGCCAGTGACATGCTACAAGACGTCAGTGGCAAACCGGTTTACATGGCCATGGCCATGGACCCACAAAATCTTCTCAAAATCAAACCGCAAAACTTACTGCTGAATTTGCCCCTTGCACGAAGGTCTTGA
- a CDS encoding pyridoxal phosphate-dependent aminotransferase: MIRPHLRLAAVETPIIPTIAALVRNNPGTISLGQGVVNYGPPAEAIAALPSMMGDGSLHKYLGVSGHPGLVEAIQAKLAQENQVQLGTDAMLMVTAGSNMAFLNSVLAVADPGDEFILPMPFYFNQEMAIRMCGCVPVPVPANDDWSLNVEAMAAAITPHTRAIVTVSPNNPTGAVYSEASLRAINALCAQHSLYHFSDEAYEYFTYEGVKHFSPASIPGAMKHTLSFYSMSKNYGMASWRVGYVVFPSDLFDAMNKVQDTNLICAPMPSQLLALQALKQGKPWVEPKVEALSQVRQTVYKTLEGLGDLVQFPKTQGAFYVLMKLPGLAQGTEPIAFNRAMTEKFKVASIPGFAFGLTQVHDANYQRLSYGALDAASVAEGVQRFVSAVQDWYGNRR, translated from the coding sequence ATGATTCGCCCTCACCTCCGACTGGCCGCCGTTGAAACGCCCATCATCCCCACCATTGCGGCCTTGGTCAGGAACAACCCTGGCACCATTTCGCTTGGACAAGGCGTGGTCAATTATGGTCCGCCCGCAGAAGCCATTGCCGCTCTGCCCAGCATGATGGGTGACGGTAGCTTGCACAAATACTTAGGTGTCAGTGGCCACCCCGGTTTGGTCGAAGCCATCCAAGCCAAACTGGCGCAAGAAAACCAAGTCCAATTGGGCACAGATGCCATGCTGATGGTGACAGCGGGCAGCAACATGGCCTTCTTGAATTCAGTCTTGGCCGTGGCCGATCCCGGTGATGAATTCATCTTGCCGATGCCGTTTTATTTCAACCAAGAAATGGCCATCCGCATGTGCGGTTGTGTACCAGTTCCCGTTCCGGCCAACGACGACTGGAGCCTCAACGTTGAAGCCATGGCTGCCGCCATCACGCCCCACACGCGCGCCATCGTGACCGTGTCACCCAACAACCCGACAGGCGCCGTTTATTCAGAAGCCTCCTTGCGCGCCATCAACGCGTTGTGCGCTCAGCACAGTCTTTATCACTTCAGTGATGAGGCTTATGAATACTTCACTTATGAAGGCGTGAAGCACTTCTCGCCTGCCAGCATTCCAGGCGCCATGAAGCACACCTTGTCTTTTTACTCCATGTCGAAGAACTACGGCATGGCCAGCTGGCGTGTGGGCTACGTGGTGTTTCCATCAGACCTGTTTGATGCCATGAACAAGGTGCAGGACACCAACCTCATTTGTGCGCCAATGCCCTCTCAGCTCTTGGCATTGCAAGCATTGAAACAAGGCAAGCCTTGGGTAGAACCCAAAGTGGAGGCCTTAAGCCAAGTGCGACAAACGGTTTACAAGACGCTCGAAGGTTTAGGTGACTTGGTGCAATTTCCCAAAACGCAAGGCGCGTTTTACGTGCTGATGAAACTGCCCGGTTTAGCGCAAGGCACTGAACCCATTGCGTTCAACCGCGCCATGACAGAGAAGTTCAAAGTGGCGTCCATTCCAGGTTTTGCGTTTGGTCTCACGCAAGTGCATGACGCCAACTACCAGCGATTGTCATACGGTGCATTAGACGCAGCCAGTGTGGCTGAAGGTGTTCAGCGCTTCGTGTCTGCTGTGCAGGATTGGTATGGCAATCGCAGATAG
- a CDS encoding bile acid:sodium symporter family protein, whose amino-acid sequence MNASQIVLSLVLATMVFSVALELRLEDFKRVAQEPKAVICGLIPQFILLPVGTWVATLLLDLPPNVEAAMILVAACPGGSLSNVVTHMGRGNTALSVSISAVASLIALFATPFNFSWMMAANPETASWLKELSIDASGIWISLFLLLGVPLTLGLMASHRLPTLTERIRKPLGNFSLIALLLFIVAGLIKERQLLTLGLLPTLLLVVLHNASGLFFGWITSVVMGVSERDRRAVMIEGGMQNSGLALGIIAVQFNSDLGMVTLASLWGIWHIVSGMSLAYLWRRKDARLLD is encoded by the coding sequence ATGAACGCATCGCAGATCGTCTTGAGTTTGGTCTTGGCGACCATGGTGTTTTCAGTTGCGCTAGAACTGCGCCTCGAAGACTTCAAGCGTGTTGCACAAGAACCCAAAGCAGTCATCTGCGGCCTTATTCCTCAATTCATTCTGTTGCCCGTTGGCACTTGGGTGGCCACGCTGTTGCTCGACCTCCCGCCCAATGTTGAAGCCGCCATGATTTTGGTGGCAGCTTGCCCTGGCGGTAGCTTAAGCAACGTGGTGACCCACATGGGACGCGGCAACACCGCTTTGTCGGTCAGCATCTCGGCTGTTGCCAGCCTCATTGCGCTGTTTGCCACGCCCTTCAACTTCAGCTGGATGATGGCAGCCAACCCCGAGACAGCCTCGTGGTTGAAAGAGTTGTCGATCGATGCATCTGGCATTTGGATCAGCTTGTTTTTGCTGCTGGGTGTGCCCCTCACATTAGGCTTGATGGCCTCGCATCGCTTGCCGACCTTGACCGAGCGCATTCGCAAACCGCTTGGCAATTTTTCACTGATTGCGCTGCTTTTGTTCATCGTGGCAGGCCTTATCAAAGAGCGTCAATTGCTCACACTGGGATTGCTGCCCACATTGCTGTTGGTCGTTTTGCACAACGCCAGCGGCTTGTTTTTTGGCTGGATCACCAGTGTGGTGATGGGTGTGAGCGAACGTGATCGCCGCGCCGTCATGATTGAAGGCGGCATGCAAAATTCTGGCTTGGCACTGGGCATCATTGCGGTGCAATTCAACAGCGACTTGGGCATGGTGACATTGGCCAGCCTCTGGGGCATATGGCACATTGTGAGTGGCATGTCCTTGGCGTATTTGTGGAGAAGAAAAGATGCTCGATTGCTTGATTAA
- a CDS encoding N-acyl-D-amino-acid deacylase family protein, whose product MLDCLIKNGTVVDGTGQKPFVADVGIQDGRITHIGQINEAAKETIDATGLWITPGFVDLHTHYDGQVTWDECFTPSIYHGVTTVVLGNCGVGFAPKRPGAEDDLVKLMEGVEDIPGAALHEGIVWNWESFPEYMNALAATPHSLDFLVQVPHDPLRMYVMKERALAKEVATPQDIEQMRALLREALEAGAAGFSTGRSDNHRTSEGKDTPAAEASHAELTGLAKAFEGLNHGVVQMVSDYNLLNGPTEFDAEFDLVEAIAKASGKSLSLTWLQRDPGGEQYLRIQERVEQAVANGLPLFMQTGARGIGVLNGLDASFHPFMGFPSYKEVAHLPLAERAAALRDPARKAHILSEKSERLAGDGSSIPPLVDILLAKIDMISGRMFPLEATLNYEPSVMESFLVRAKQKGVTPLEVIYDHLSVGDGKGLIYFPIFNYNEGNLDTVRKMLGHPRALSGLSDAGAHVGTVCDASFTTFMLTHWVQGRGKDTLPLESVIEMLTRRNANYLGLKDRGVLAVGMRADINAIDPQKLSVGLPQLVHDLPAGGKRFLQKAQGYVTTWVAGEQVQRHGEITAARPGHLVRMS is encoded by the coding sequence ATGCTCGATTGCTTGATTAAAAACGGTACGGTGGTCGACGGCACAGGCCAAAAACCTTTTGTCGCAGACGTTGGCATTCAAGATGGGCGCATCACCCACATCGGGCAGATCAACGAAGCCGCCAAAGAAACCATCGATGCCACCGGTTTATGGATCACACCGGGCTTTGTCGATTTGCACACCCACTACGACGGTCAAGTGACTTGGGATGAATGCTTCACCCCCAGCATCTACCACGGCGTGACCACCGTGGTCTTGGGCAACTGCGGCGTCGGCTTTGCGCCCAAGCGTCCTGGCGCTGAAGACGATTTGGTCAAACTCATGGAAGGTGTGGAAGACATTCCTGGCGCCGCTTTGCATGAAGGCATTGTGTGGAACTGGGAGAGTTTTCCAGAGTACATGAATGCTTTGGCCGCCACGCCTCACAGCCTCGACTTTTTGGTGCAAGTGCCACACGACCCGCTGCGCATGTACGTCATGAAAGAGCGCGCTTTGGCCAAGGAAGTGGCCACGCCACAAGACATTGAACAAATGCGAGCCTTGCTGCGCGAAGCATTGGAAGCCGGTGCAGCGGGCTTCAGTACGGGTCGCAGTGACAACCACCGCACCTCAGAAGGCAAGGACACCCCTGCGGCCGAGGCCAGCCATGCAGAGCTGACCGGCTTGGCCAAGGCCTTCGAAGGTTTGAATCACGGTGTGGTCCAAATGGTGAGTGACTACAACCTGCTGAACGGTCCTACCGAATTTGATGCCGAATTTGACTTGGTCGAAGCCATTGCAAAAGCCAGTGGCAAATCGCTCTCACTGACTTGGCTGCAACGTGACCCGGGTGGTGAGCAGTATTTGCGCATACAGGAACGCGTGGAACAGGCTGTGGCCAATGGCCTGCCCCTCTTCATGCAAACAGGTGCACGCGGCATTGGCGTGTTGAATGGCTTGGACGCCAGCTTCCATCCCTTCATGGGATTCCCTTCTTACAAAGAAGTGGCGCACTTGCCTTTGGCCGAACGTGCTGCGGCCTTGCGCGACCCCGCCAGAAAAGCCCACATCCTCTCAGAAAAGTCTGAACGACTGGCTGGCGATGGCAGCTCCATTCCGCCATTGGTCGACATCTTGTTGGCCAAGATCGACATGATCAGTGGGCGCATGTTCCCACTCGAAGCCACTTTGAATTACGAACCGTCCGTGATGGAAAGCTTCTTGGTACGCGCGAAGCAAAAAGGTGTCACACCTTTGGAAGTGATCTACGATCATTTGAGTGTAGGCGATGGCAAGGGTTTGATTTACTTCCCCATCTTCAATTACAACGAAGGCAATCTCGACACCGTTCGCAAAATGTTGGGTCACCCCCGGGCATTGAGCGGTCTCAGTGATGCAGGTGCGCATGTAGGTACTGTGTGTGATGCAAGCTTCACCACGTTCATGCTGACGCATTGGGTTCAAGGACGAGGCAAGGACACTTTGCCCCTCGAGTCCGTGATTGAAATGCTGACCCGGCGCAATGCCAACTACTTAGGTCTCAAAGACCGCGGTGTTTTGGCGGTGGGCATGCGCGCCGACATCAATGCCATTGACCCGCAAAAATTGAGTGTGGGTTTGCCTCAGTTGGTTCACGACTTGCCTGCAGGTGGCAAACGCTTTTTGCAAAAAGCGCAAGGCTATGTGACCACGTGGGTGGCGGGTGAGCAAGTTCAGCGCCATGGAGAAATCACCGCAGCACGACCTGGTCACTTGGTGCGCATGTCATGA
- the mutL gene encoding DNA mismatch repair endonuclease MutL — MSQPQPRRTIRELPDVLISQIAAGEVIERPASVVRELVDNALDAGARHITLRLLGGGIRLISVEDDGCGIPVEELPVALKRHATSKIVSLEDLESVATMGFRGEALAAVNSVSEMSLLSRTEGAATAFLLDGQTGEVRPAARAVGTTVEVKELFFSTPARRHFLKSENTELAHCIEAVRRHALVRSEVSFAIWHEGKIVEQWRSHPGEAGWNQRLADVLGEDFVASSVNIDFRSGSVHVRGRAGTPDAARARADQQFAYVNGRFVRDKVITHGARSAYEDVLHGQRQPVYVLYLQMDPTRVDVNVHPTKIEVRFRDSREVHQAMRHAIERALAVPRAQLLTGANTNLPQSKLDPDAAASFLGPTPSAPATQSTWSQRGMAFGSDQRNRSDHDPAKAMADLKALWGQTDQIQERTPSWTPSSDKAPATLSQNENAAQEWPLGRAIAQLQGVYVLAENSQGLIVVDMHAAHERIVYERLKQQLDTTRITSQPLLIPASFAATPQEIATAENCAEVLQQLGLEVSALSAKTLAVRAVPTSLAQGDAVELARSVLAELAQHDAATVVQRAQNEILATMACHGAVRANRKLTLDEMNALLRQMEATERSDQCNHGRPTWRQVSMRELDALFLRGR; from the coding sequence ATGAGCCAGCCCCAACCCCGACGAACCATTCGTGAACTCCCCGATGTGCTGATCAGCCAGATTGCGGCGGGTGAAGTCATTGAGCGCCCGGCCTCCGTGGTGCGTGAATTGGTCGATAACGCCCTCGATGCGGGTGCGCGCCACATCACGCTGCGCCTGTTGGGCGGTGGCATTCGCTTGATCTCGGTCGAAGACGATGGCTGCGGCATCCCCGTCGAAGAATTGCCCGTGGCCTTGAAACGCCATGCCACCAGCAAGATCGTCAGCTTGGAAGATTTGGAATCGGTGGCCACCATGGGCTTTCGCGGCGAGGCCCTGGCTGCCGTCAATTCAGTGTCTGAAATGAGCCTGTTGTCTCGGACCGAAGGCGCTGCCACAGCTTTCTTGTTAGATGGACAAACCGGTGAAGTCAGGCCTGCTGCGCGTGCCGTGGGCACGACGGTGGAAGTGAAGGAATTGTTTTTCTCAACACCTGCCCGCCGGCATTTTTTAAAGTCAGAAAATACCGAACTTGCGCATTGCATTGAAGCCGTCAGACGCCATGCCTTGGTGCGATCAGAGGTGAGTTTTGCCATTTGGCATGAAGGCAAAATTGTGGAGCAATGGCGCAGCCATCCTGGCGAAGCCGGTTGGAACCAACGCTTGGCCGATGTGCTGGGCGAAGACTTTGTCGCATCCTCTGTCAACATCGATTTCAGATCAGGCTCCGTGCATGTGCGCGGGCGCGCAGGTACACCCGACGCAGCGCGTGCGCGTGCCGACCAACAATTTGCATATGTCAACGGCCGCTTTGTGCGCGACAAAGTGATCACGCACGGTGCGCGCAGTGCCTACGAAGATGTGCTGCACGGCCAACGGCAACCGGTGTATGTGCTCTATTTGCAAATGGACCCCACGCGCGTCGACGTGAACGTGCACCCCACCAAAATTGAAGTGCGATTCAGGGACAGCCGCGAAGTTCATCAGGCCATGCGGCATGCCATTGAACGTGCTCTGGCCGTGCCACGTGCGCAACTGTTGACCGGCGCCAATACCAACTTGCCGCAAAGCAAGTTAGACCCAGACGCCGCCGCTTCATTTTTAGGCCCAACACCCAGTGCCCCTGCGACACAAAGCACTTGGTCGCAGCGCGGCATGGCCTTTGGCAGTGATCAGCGCAATCGCAGTGACCATGACCCTGCCAAAGCCATGGCCGACCTCAAAGCGCTTTGGGGCCAGACTGATCAAATTCAAGAACGCACACCGAGTTGGACGCCAAGCAGTGACAAGGCACCTGCAACGCTTTCACAAAATGAAAATGCTGCACAAGAGTGGCCTTTGGGTCGCGCCATTGCGCAGCTTCAAGGCGTTTACGTCTTGGCTGAAAACAGCCAAGGCCTGATCGTGGTTGACATGCATGCAGCGCATGAACGCATTGTTTATGAACGGCTCAAGCAACAACTCGACACCACCCGCATCACCAGCCAACCGCTGTTGATTCCCGCATCGTTTGCCGCCACACCCCAAGAAATCGCCACCGCAGAAAACTGCGCCGAGGTGCTGCAACAGTTGGGCCTCGAAGTGTCTGCGCTGTCGGCCAAAACTTTGGCGGTGCGGGCCGTGCCCACTTCTTTGGCGCAAGGTGATGCCGTGGAATTGGCCCGCAGCGTTCTGGCCGAGTTGGCCCAGCACGATGCTGCCACCGTGGTGCAACGTGCGCAAAACGAAATCTTGGCCACCATGGCTTGCCATGGTGCGGTGCGGGCCAATCGCAAGCTCACCTTGGACGAAATGAACGCCTTGTTGCGTCAGATGGAAGCCACCGAACGGTCAGATCAATGCAATCACGGCCGCCCCACTTGGCGACAGGTCAGCATGCGCGAATTAGACGCCTTGTTCTTGCGAGGCCGTTGA